Genomic segment of Benincasa hispida cultivar B227 chromosome 1, ASM972705v1, whole genome shotgun sequence:
CATCAGAATTGAAATAATTACATTACAAAAATCACCATTAAATTATGGTGGTGGTAATCACAATTATATCTCAACCTtccaatttataaatttaaaactataataatgatataaatttgatggttcaatttttattattcaagATCTAATTCTACTGCTATTGCAAATTTAATGGTCAATTTTAATGAAGTTAGAAACTTAAAAGTAATTGTAACTAccataatatttgatttttgcaataaataaaatatgagtgTTTTCTTAGTAACACCTATCTTAATatgtaataaataattttttttggataaagAATGAGAATGTATGTTGTACCTAATCATTATCTTTTTGCAATGGgtttagaaaaagaaatcaaTCATTCTTATTGAAATTTATCACACGCCCCTATGACTTCTCCGATCCCAAAGAAGAAAGGGAAAGGCTCCAGCAAATTGCCGCATAAGGAACGCCAAACTCCCAAAATTCGCAGCAGCATGCGAAGAAGCCATTACGCGAGCGCAAAGCCGTCGTTATCCCTTGAAGATAAGATCCCAGCTCCCAATTCGTGTCCATTACGTGTAATCCACCAAATCTTCCCTTTCATTTCACCCTCCTCCATATTTATCTCAATCCCAATTcccccttttcttccttttgtttTCTCTCTATCCAAACAGAAAATCGAGTTAAAAGTGAACAAGAACTTTCTGGGTAACCCCAAAAAAGGGTTTTTTAGTTCGATCTTCGATTTGGGTTTTCACCGTTCCGTGTGTTTGTCTTGTGGATTGAATGATTTTGTcaagaaacaaacaaaagttTTGCTTATCAGACCTATCCACTTGCCGTTCTTGTTGTTGACGGGTTTTAGTCTCTCCAATCCAATCACGGGGCCcctttttccataaaaagtttCTTTGATTTATCCGTTTCCCTCGACTTTTTCAACAAAAGCGTTgttgggttttctttttcttcagagGATTTTCCCTTTTGGGGAGTTTTTGATCTAGGAATTATGATGCAACGACAGCAGCGAGATGGGGGGCAATCGAGTGTTTTCTACGAGTTTTCTTCGCTTGTTATGAATATTCTCCGTTCGCCACCGTCGTCGATTCCGTTTTCCGATCACTCACCGGTGGTTACAACCGCGTCTTCACGACGGTCGTTTCCGGCGCAGATAACTCCGGCGGGGTTTGCGTCGCTACTTCTAGGGATTTCTCTGGCTCTGATGCTCTGTGGATCGGTTACCTTCTTCATCGGATTCATGATGATGCCTTGGGTTATTGGATTGGTTATGTTTTTCTATGTCGCCGCGGTGGTTTCCTGCCTCTCCATGATCGGACGCTCGATTATCTGCTACGCTACGGCTCCGCCTAGAAAGGATATTCCAGGTACGGTTGTTCgttttgatgattttcttgtgaATTTCGATTTCTCTTTGATATGATTTTGCTGTGTTTGAATGACATAATCAATTTTTGAGTCTTAGAAGTAAATTTAATTTCTCCTCCAATTGGTATGTTGAATCTGTTTAAAGTAAAGTAGATTCAAATTCTTCTGTTGGAACTCTGTTTTTTTTAGAACCAATGATGGGGATGGCTTTTATGTCTTATTTTCTGAAGGTCAAGCGTGATCTTTCGTCGTATTGAAGAACTAATCGTTTGGGGAAAGAATAATTTGTCTTATAAAACAGATAGATCAAGGCTTCCTAACAATCTATGTTTCAAACCGTACAATCCCAGAATAGAAACTGACGAATAAGCACGAATAGGAATACAAATACATATATGTGTCTTACAAGTGTTGGAGTGTTCTAATATTTGGTGCTTTTTTGGAAACTGATTAGTCTGATTTTGATTTCGTTTAAAAGCCAGGTTATGGACCTTATGGTTGATTTTAGCAAAAACGGTGTCACTTTCACGTTGGCATTGTAGTGCACGGTACCATGAAATATCTTAACACTTTTTCCTAATGATAACCTTGATTTTTTTCTTCCAGGATAGAAACAACTTGCattgagagaaaatgaaaaagaaggttTGGCCATTTGATAATCTTGATGTCGAGGGTCCCATTTCTTGCATTTATGCTCATGGTCCACCCTCATTAATCTTGCTAAGCCACGGTCTGCCCTTGGGCTAACTTTGAGAAAGAAATAGGCTTTAAAATGAGTAAGATTTTCCCTACCTAGGACTTGGACATAAAACTTTGGAGGCTTTTCCAAACGTCCCAATCCTTTACTAATAGATCCACCAAACTTTTCAAACCATCGGTTAAGCATCGGAAAACGAAAAGGTCGTTGTGAGAATGTCAAACTCTATTTGCCTTGTTGggtgaattttctttttcacttaCCCTCCACAAATTGAAATTGTCTCTTATCAAAATTTCGATCCTTTCCTTTCCTAGAGCATGTTATCTTGATCGCTATCTCTTGATTTAAATTGTCTAAATACTTCAAGTCTTATAGTTTTGATAAACTTTTGTCTAATTGGAGATGTTTTTTGTAACTCCTTTGGACCTTTGGCTTGGGGTTATTCCTCTTTCCACTTTTGTAATATGAAGAATGGTTTGTCGAGATCCAAAGATGGTAGTATCAAAATCCATGGACATATAAATACAAAGATTCTCTAGGGAATGTCAAAATCAATACTAACAGAAACATGAAGACAGTTCCTTCGTTGGTCTGTTATTCAGAATTTTGGGATATGTATTCTGTTTGTACTCATATATGGAGACCAATTTTCATCTTTGTTTATGACCTTGTAAGCTGTTTGTAGTTTTTCATAGTTTCATTCAAATGTCTTGCAAATGAATGACTTCAACCAAGGAGTCATTAACTGTCAAAAAACTTCATGCTCCATCTTGGGTGTCGACAGAAGTCGCTGTTTTCTGCAATTGCCTTCTGTTAGAAAGTGTTGCCTGAAGTAAAAGATTTGTTTTGCAAGTAATAGCTTCAAGTTTCAATGCTGCATTTTCTGTACTTGTCTCTGACCGTAATTGTTAATTAGCTAACTTTACAAGTGTTCCATTTTAGCATTTGTAGAGTCATAGGACTATGAAGATTTGCTAACTTCGTAACTACTATTTTTCCCATCCGCACGAAGCTGTTTAATCAGCAACCAGCCCATCTATCGTCCCTGTTTCTTGTTTGCAACAAATATAGAACTTTCTAACTCAATTTTCCCATTTACTTTTGTGACTGCAGCTTGGAAACTAATGTGAAGAGGTAGATGATGTTGGACTATGAAGCAATTTCTGTTTACGGTGGTGTCGGGTGCCTCTAATTCCCTTGGTGCTGCCTCGCTGGTTGGCTTTCTTCTCGACTCCACGGAGAAGAAATGTTTGTTAATAGTATATTTCATACCATACTGGATCCTGTTGATATTGTTTCTGTTAAATTGAAGGGAACAAAATGTTGGAAGGTTTAAGAATATGATAAGGAAATGCAAGAAGTGGGGGACCTGGTTCCATTTCATTTCCTCCTCTTACGCTTAGGCCATACCTTTGAAGTTACTTGTATTGATTATAGAAGTAATTAGCTGTTGCCCCCCCTTTTCATTACTGAATACTCTAATATCTCGAGCCTCCTTCTACTTGGTTGAAGGTTTATGTCGTTTCACACTAGCACATCGGGGTCCATGGATGAAAAGCTTTAGAGAAAATATCTAGAAAtgttacatttttcttttttaatagaaacAGAGTTGTGAAAGTCTCACCCTAACACTTGAAGTTGAGAGTTACTTGATATGGGTAATCATATTGTAGTTGGCAGCCACATTCATTAACTCCTTAACATAGACTTAGTCGTAAAGATTGTATAAAAGTGGCAAAGTGGACAATTAGCCTAAGAATTGATTCTTGttcatcctttttttttcccttcagctTTCATCCTTTCCTTTATGGGTTATGTGTTGTATTTCTAGGTGGTCCcacttttcatttaatttcttttgtccTTTCTTTTGAAGTCAAATATGTTACTTTTAGTCCAAGTTGACGATGGATTTATCCCAAAAGACTCCTGAAAAATACTGAGTGAAAATGGCTAAAATCGATTCAATCAATCGAAACTAACTGAATTGAAGTTGGTCAATTTCCAGTTTTCatataacaaaatttgaaaagatatgtataaatattatttttttattttttatttttttaaaataagcaTAAAAGTAAGCATACTATCATTAACTTAGGCCTATTGCCTTAGTATtgatttattgtttttctttttatgttgtTTAAATTCCAAGTCCACTAcatgattgatttaaattttttaataaaaaatgattgattgaaaatttaaaaaaaaaaaattgcaaattatATTAACATGACGAAAACACTTCatctttcattttcattcacTTTGGTTTTcctggaaaaaaaaatccaacaaaaccAACCGAGCCTACTGACCGTTGGTCGGATTTCATGCACTTTTTTGGTCgatttttggtgttgattttctCCCAAAATTGACATAGACCAACCGTGTTCACTCCTAAAAATGGCTATATCAGATTAAAATGTGCTATCCATGAATTAAAGACTTTGGAATTAATAGGTATCTTTTatatcttttataaatatttataaaacttatattatatgtatatattgtaATAGGAAGATCTACATAAATAATAAGATGGATAGCTTAGTGTAGAAGAAAgaggaagttgattaattttttttccttctatttACAGAAGTATTTATAGACAtcgatattttatttaatatgaaaatttgatatTGACAtcgatattaattaattatggcTGAGATTGAGGGATTgcttaaaaattggaaaactatAATGGGTGATAAAATTagttgttatatttgtaatatcttgactttttcttaataaaatggttttaattaGTCTTTGGTTGGAACTTTAGTTGTGATGTTATGTAAGAAGTCAATCACTGTTATTCAATTGTGTGATTGGTctgaaaaaaatgtttaaatatattaaaagaaaataagaaatattgttatttaaataaactttttattttcaagTGTTTGTTATTCCTTGTGAATTTTGTggttaattttatatttgaaaaatcatGTTAAATTAAAAGCTTAGTGTTATTTTTGTTGTCTATACTCTTTGAAAAGTTTTGAAGAATGAGCATTCAATTAGTAAATTCTTGTActatcaatttcaaatttaaatgttCGATCTTTTTATCCTATAtgtttaaaagaatttaaaaaaaacatttgttgAAAAGTTTTTAATAAATGGTTGAAGATTTAAGagtgtgtttatttaatttctatacTTTAAAAAGTACCCGCCATAATTTATAAATCTAGTAAATCTATGTTATTAATTATCTTATCTTGACCTTCAATGTTTTGAATTTCTTCTTAAATcagtttttcaaataaattttaaataaatattaaaatacaaATCAAACCTATTAGATATATTATTGATGGAGAGGTCAGAGGTCGGAGTGCTTCCACTACCaattattatactaaaaaaaatagatacaaaataaaaatctagAGATGGAATCCTTAATTAAAATGTAAAGTCTAGATAGGTATAGGAACCGAAAGTTTATATAGTTATTCAAGTTTAATATCCATATTTTTCGATAAGtttcatatgttttttttgtACAATCTTTATGTGTATAGATCTCACCCTTCTGTTCTTTCTAATGTTCTAAGCGTGTACGCGCTCGAAACTAAAAAGATTAtttctttattgaaaatattaatttatttgacattatttttgtttcctattttggatttctctctctctctttttttgttctctctttaaaaattaaattcttcaaaataattgttattttcttttaaatatttttttcttattgtcAAAAATGTTTCTAAGATGAGATTTGCACCACTTTGGTCATTGATAAACTCAAGGAAGTAATTATGTTATATATCCTTACCTCTCGCTAATTGATTGattgatgaaatatttttcattactgAGTGAATGATTCTTTGCTATAGatttaatgttggtttttaTTGAATCTTTGGACATGCGTTTCGATTGGAGATTGTTAACTACTTGAACAATTGTTGAGCACACAATATCTGTACAAGAAGAGTTAGTGAACATAAATTATCAGAGAGTGATAGGGATTACAGCTTAAACTCAAGAAGAGAATTCTTTTAATTTATGCAAAAGATGGTCTGTACTGTAAACTAATCCTTTGATAATCTAATCTATCCTCGATGACAATGGGGATACATCTCATCTAGTGTCATAATCTTTTAGCTAGTAAGAATCTCACACGTAGGAAGTTTATCGAGACACACCCTCCAAATAAAAAAGATTTTAGGTTTGGAAGAATAGCCATGGACCATAAGATTTCTCGAACTTTGTGTATGAAAAGCCGTAGTTTGTGTCAAGTTATAAACACTATTGATTAAATAGATACTCTTCTTATGGTAATGCCAAAAGAAAAGCTTATGATCAAAAGATTATAATCAATTGATGAAACGTTGGAATATCGAATCGAATCCTCcccttattatttattttagaggaacaagaaaaagaaaggtaATGAGTGGGCTCGTGACTGTCCTTGTCCAGATGAAAGCTCTCAATTAACTACCAATCTATCAGTCTCCACTTCACAAAAATATTCTTCATGCATTAATGAAAATTCAATTCCCTCTACCTAAAACACCCTTCATTTCTACCAAATTACTAACATATTCGATTACAATACGGTTGGCCGGCAAGGGCAATTTCGTCATGAAGTGGTTACaattttggtcttcttcctccaacGGTCCAACTTTGACcctttatttttaagaattaatcacaaagagagagaagagaggaagaagaagaagaagaagaagaaaaaggaaaggttTCAAGAAATGGcggttccaatttcttccatTGGAACACACAGATGATCTTTTCGAGCTCTTCAAAGTCTACAGCAATACCAATTCTTCGTCAATATTCGCTATGACTTCTTCAATTCTCCTCCACTTCGAATTCAGGCCACAAATGGTGATCGCTATGGCGCTCGATTTCCTTCTCCCCTCCTGGTTGGAGATCGAGATCACTCTCGCTACTTCTCTCTTTGTGATTCTCGCTTACTGGTTTTTCGCTCACTGGAGTGGGTTATTTGATGCTGATCGTTCTCTGATTGATGGTTCTGGGGATGGTATTCACGTTAAGGACAAGgttgtctttttctttatttttggtTGTAATGTATTTTCTGTTTGAATTGTTTATGTTTTCTATTGATTGGTGTAcgtattaatatttgaatgcGGGTTCGTTTTGCTGTTGGCTTTGATCGAGTAGTTTCTTGCATAACTTGTATAAGTTCATGTTTCAGTTTATGATGAAATCATTTTATTGGGTTCTGGAATTGGGTTTTGAAGGcgaattgtttttatttattgggGGATTTTACTGGTTTAAGAGATTACTTCACATTCAACCGTTTTTTGATTCgcaactttatatatatatatatatattcatgttAGTTTAAGGAACTGATTTCTGATCCTCAATCTTTAGTTCTCTGCTATTTGGTAGATTCCTGATATGATCCTTTGAACTTTCGGGGTTTAAGCTATTATCTCGTGGATTAAAGTCTAGCCTCTTGTTGCTACTCTGtgtgtgttttgtttttaattctcGTATTCTAATGGGTTTGGGCATTCTGACTTCCTGTATGTTAGTCATACGAGttcatttgtaattttgaaattttgttaccTGATACCATCAAAACTGGTCAAATGGATCTGTCTACCAgtctaatttgaaattttattacatGATACCATTGAAGTTGGAAAAGTCGAGTCTTCTTATAAGTACCAGTCAGTGGTGTAACAGACAATTCAGTATTTCTTTATGCTGGCCTGAGGAATTAGTCATTAATGTTGAAAACTTGGGTTCTCTGTAACTTAACCTGTGCTTCATACCAATAGGTTTGCTTACATAGCCAACGAATGTTACCGGTAAAATTGGATGTTTTCTGCAATCTTTGGGTTTTatcctctctttttttttttttttttttttttgataaataatGTTTGCAGATAAAAATCGCTATTAAGTATGAATATACTTATGAATAATGTGAAATAAGAATGCAGAACTTTTTTATATATCAATTTAGTAactagtttttgaaaaataagcttATAAATACTACTCCCACATGTGAGTTCCCTTGTTTTGTCATCTATTTTCTAAGAGTGATTCCAAACTCTAAGCCAAGTTTTGATTCTTTTTGGCTTTTAGTTCAACATAGTGCCTCTTGGTGGTATGCAAATCATATTGAATTCTTTTGTAATTAGTCTTTTAATGATTATTAACAATTGGAGACTCTCTTTTGTTTGTTGTGTGGGGGGAGGGGTAGTCTGTATgtttcttaaaatatatataaaaataaatctaagttagttttgaaaactatttaagGTGCtttttaaaagtagtttttgtttttagaatttggctaagaatgaAATCTTTCTTTTAAGAGTGATGAAAACCAAATTAAAGAAATTGTGAGAAAAAAAGCacagttttcaaaaacaaaaaactaaataggAAGTCGTTATCCAAGGGCCTAATCTTTTCACTTTTCTGGTTCAATTTTGGAACTGATAAAAAAGGAAGCATTTAGCCGCTCTGTTGCAATGTTATATTGCTTGTCTTAGAAAATGTTAGATAGATATTTTTCCATAAGAGTAATATGTAACTCTTCTGACGTGCAGTTTTGCAATTATTTTGTAGATTCCCCCTGGTCATTTAAGAGACCTTCAAACTAATTCTGCTTATCTAATTAAGGTATGTTGGTCATCA
This window contains:
- the LOC120090836 gene encoding uncharacterized protein LOC120090836 isoform X1, which gives rise to MMQRQQRDGGQSSVFYEFSSLVMNILRSPPSSIPFSDHSPVVTTASSRRSFPAQITPAGFASLLLGISLALMLCGSVTFFIGFMMMPWVIGLVMFFYVAAVVSCLSMIGRSIICYATAPPRKDIPAWKLM
- the LOC120090836 gene encoding uncharacterized protein LOC120090836 isoform X2; the protein is MMQRQQRDGGQSSVFYEFSSLVMNILRSPPSSIPFSDHSPVVTTASSRRSFPAQITPAGFASLLLGISLALMLCGSVTFFIGFMMMPWVIGLVMFFYVAAVVSCLSMIGRSIICYATAPPRKDIPG